One Candidatus Symbiobacter mobilis CR genomic window, GGCGCTCTTCATCGACGACGATGCTGGACACGATGGCCGGCGCCAGGGCGCTGATGACGAATTGCGCCGGGTTGTCGCTCCACAAAACGATGTCGACGCGCTCCGCAGCCAGTTCGTTGGTCACTGCCGCCACGCGAGAACCGCGTACCCCAACGCAGGTGCCGATAGGGTCAATGCGCTTGTCGTAAGAAAGGACGGCGATCTTGGCGCGCGAACCGGGGTCACGGGCGCAGGACTTGATTTCGAGCAATCCTTGCTGGATTTCCGGCACCTCGTTGCGGAATAGCTCGATCATGAACGCCGGGGCTGCGCGCGAAAGCAGAATGGCCGGGCCACGCAAGGTGGGGTCGACTTCTGTTATGTAGGCACGAACACGATCCCCCAGACGAAAGTTTTCTTTCGGGATCATTTCGCAGCGACGAATCCGCCCTTCCACCCTGCCGGATTCGACAATCACATCCCCCTTGTCCGTTCTTTTGACGGTGCCGACGAAAATCTTCTCGGCCCGGGAAAGAAAGTCGTTGAGGAGCATCTCCCGCTCTGCATCACGAATCTTCTGCAAGATGATTTGCTTGGCCGCCATGGCGCCAATCCGCCCGATAGGGACGGATTCGACACGGTCTTCGATGTACTCGTCCACTTCGATATCGGGGATTTGTTCGCGTGCCTCGAAAAGCAGGATTTCCTGCTCCGGCATTTGCAACCCGGCTTCGTCCGGCACCACATGCCAACGCCGATATGTTTCGTATTCCCCAGTATCCCGGACGATCGACACGCGAATGTCCGCATCGACGGGGAACGATTTTTTGGTTGCCTGCGCCAAAGCCTGCTCGACAGCGCAAAACACCACTTCCCTGTCGACGCTTTTCTCGCGCGAGATGGCGTCGATCAACATCAACATTTCCCGATTCATGGCCCCTCCCACACTCTCACCATTCTGATCGTCGTTCCGACGCTTGATCACGACGCTGCCTTATTCACGACACTGTCACTCACGACGCTGTCACGACGCTGCATCATGCACGACGCAGCTTTATACCGATCCAAAGGACCGATCCGATGGCGCTATAGCGCGCCGCCGGAAGTCGGCCACCGACGCAAGCCGGGCTTCGAGCACCTCTCGCCATGCAAAAGCCACGCGCTGCACAGGCGCGTTGGCCGCCGCCTTGGTGCTGACTCTGCTCCCGGCACGGCCAGGTTTTGCCTGGGGTCGACGTCCGTGGTCGACGGCTTCTTGCCATTGCACCTCCCATAACATTTCCGGTTCCGAATGCACATCCTGCACAACAGCCGTTGTCTGTGTATGCATCCCGTTTGCATTCATCCCGTGTGCAGTGGCTCCTGACATGGGAGCAATGTCCGCAACAACAGTGGTATCGGAAGAGACAGCAATATCGGGAGCAGAAACTCCGACATCATGGCGACTCTCCTGACAACTCTCTTGACGACTCTCGAAACTCTCGTGACTCTGATGGCGATGCAATACTCCCCGGTATTTCCTGCGTCCCCCCGGTGGGGAACCCTCTACAGGACGGAGCACGATATCGACGACGCTGCCTTCAAACCGGAACAAATCCCGAAGCTGGCGCAAACGCCGATCCATCCCCGGCGAGGACACTTCGAGCCGCTGATAGTCCACGTTTTCGACTTCGAACAAATACTGCAACTGCCTTGTCACCCGCTCGCAGTCGTCTACCGTGATCGACCTAGGGATCGATGGTGTAGCGGAAGGTGACGTGGAAGATGAAGTAGAAGTAGAAGTAGAGGAGGACGAGGAGGATGTCTGCGCTCCGTCGAATTCCCATGCGGTATCGATAGTCACGCGCAGCAACCCACCCCCCAATCGGGACAACTCGACCAAGTCATAACCCAGCCCGGAAACGGTCTGTGCCACCTTGCTTTCCAACACTTGCGATACCACGATTCGTTTGCAAAAAACCGGAATGCGAAAACCAAAAACCAAAAAAAAGGGGCGGAAATCACCCGCCCCTTTGGTCGTAGTCCGCCATTCTAGCGGAAGCGTTTTTTTCCATATCCGGCCCAAAGCTGGCATCGAGCAGTGCCTGGGTACAGGGGTGGCGCGGATGGTGCAGCAGGTTTGCGATGGGGGCGGATTCGACGATCCTGCCGGATTGCATCACCAGAACGTGGTGCGCCATCGCGCGGATAACAGCCATGTCGTGCGTGATCAGCACATAGGCCATGCCTCTATCCCGCTGGAGGCGTGCAAACAATTCGAGGATGTCACGGGCCACGCCTGCATCAAGGGCGCTCGTCGGCTCATCGAGGACGAGGATGTCCGGGTCGATGACCAATGCCCGCGCAATCGACAGTCGCTGACGTTGCCCGCCGGAAAACTCGTGCGGATACCGTTCCAGCATGGCCGCATCGTTCCCGGTATCGAGTCCCACTTCCCGCAACGCTGCGCGCACCTTCTCCCTGCGCTGGCGGGCATCAAGGCCCGGCGCGTGGACCCGCAGCCCTTCCGCGACCAGTTCCTCCGCAGTCATCCGCGAAGACAGCGACGAATACGGATCCTGAAAAACCACCTGGATGTGGTGGCGCAGGTTTCGGTCCTCCAACCGGGAACGGTTCCATGGCTGGCCGCAAACACGCACTTCGCCCCTATACCCCACTAGCCCGAGCAGCGCCAAGGCGAGAGTCGATTTGCCGCTGCCCGATTCCCCAACGATGCCCAGCGTGCTGCGTGGGAGCAAGCGAAACCCGACGGCATCGACAGCGCGCACAACGCCACTGCGAAACCACCCCCGCCATCCGGCGATGCGTGTGGCGTATTCCACGCATACCCCTCTAGCCTCCAGCACAGGGGGCGTTTCCGGGGCATGGAACTCCGGGATAAGGGCTTCTTTGGCGGGCACTACTGCGGGGGGCCTCTCGTTGCCAGGCGTAGCCTCAATAGGCACAACGTCGGCAAGTCGCGGCGGGAGCTGCCCCGCAAGCAAACGCTGTGTCA contains:
- the nusA gene encoding transcription termination factor NusA, which codes for MNREMLMLIDAISREKSVDREVVFCAVEQALAQATKKSFPVDADIRVSIVRDTGEYETYRRWHVVPDEAGLQMPEQEILLFEAREQIPDIEVDEYIEDRVESVPIGRIGAMAAKQIILQKIRDAEREMLLNDFLSRAEKIFVGTVKRTDKGDVIVESGRVEGRIRRCEMIPKENFRLGDRVRAYITEVDPTLRGPAILLSRAAPAFMIELFRNEVPEIQQGLLEIKSCARDPGSRAKIAVLSYDKRIDPIGTCVGVRGSRVAAVTNELAAERVDIVLWSDNPAQFVISALAPAIVSSIVVDEERHCMDVVVDETHLAVAIGRGGQNVRLASELTGWKINILDLAESAKKQEDEVNSFRTMFMKKLDVDEEMADLLIDEGFTSLEHVAYVPLEEMLEIDGLDEDTVLELRSRAKDALLDMEIANQERQHYVAHTLEELEGMTPALQAALHDQGIDAIDDLADLAADELMEITGQSQEEAAQLILRAREHWFSPEVARPSAGEMSH
- a CDS encoding ABC transporter ATP-binding protein, which gives rise to MTAPLLDVRGLTVRFGGQTVVDHVSFVLEAGERLALVGESGSGKTLTALSLLRLVADAQIDGSAWYAGQDLLALPEAALRHVRGSQIAVVFQEPMTALNPLWTAGEQIAEVLVPIAGYSRKQARAAAVEWLREVDVDDPERCARSYPHQLSGGQRQRVLIAMALAGSPRILLADEPTTALDATLRCKMIDLLSVLQQKHGIAIVLITHDLPLVRRFADRVLIMGAGRIVEAGRPQDVLQRPGHPLTQRLLAGQLPPRLADVVPIEATPGNERPPAVVPAKEALIPEFHAPETPPVLEARGVCVEYATRIAGWRGWFRSGVVRAVDAVGFRLLPRSTLGIVGESGSGKSTLALALLGLVGYRGEVRVCGQPWNRSRLEDRNLRHHIQVVFQDPYSSLSSRMTAEELVAEGLRVHAPGLDARQRREKVRAALREVGLDTGNDAAMLERYPHEFSGGQRQRLSIARALVIDPDILVLDEPTSALDAGVARDILELFARLQRDRGMAYVLITHDMAVIRAMAHHVLVMQSGRIVESAPIANLLHHPRHPCTQALLDASFGPDMEKNASARMADYDQRGG